A genome region from Etheostoma cragini isolate CJK2018 unplaced genomic scaffold, CSU_Ecrag_1.0 ScbMSFa_3014, whole genome shotgun sequence includes the following:
- the LOC117940665 gene encoding tetra-peptide repeat homeobox protein 1-like: protein MSQCEDREEGVPPSKTTGPGHGPGPGPGPDPEPGPSCVSLKSDQSIDYIIDFKVGQPADGRMQQQKPVSHGPEPGPASVPASGPGSGPSCVSMKSDQSMPDIINFKVGQPADGRLVSDS from the exons ATGAGTCAGtgtgaggacagagaggagggagtcCCTCCCTCTAAAACCACTGGACCTGGAcatggacctggacctggacctggacctgatCCTGAACCtggacccagctgtgtgtccttGAAGAGTGACCAGTCTATAGATTATATTATTGACTTTAAAGTTGGACAACCTGCTGATGGAAG gatgcagcagcagaaacCAGTATCTCATGGACCTGAACCTGGACCTGCATCAGTACCTGCATCAGGACCTGGATCtggacccagctgtgtgtccatgaagagTGACCAGTCTATGCCTGATATTATAAACTTTAAAGTTGGACAACCTGCTGATGGAAGGTTAGTATCTGACTCTTAG